A region from the Triticum aestivum cultivar Chinese Spring chromosome 3D, IWGSC CS RefSeq v2.1, whole genome shotgun sequence genome encodes:
- the LOC123074406 gene encoding membrane protein PM19L, giving the protein MVDNLKPVALFLLMLNLCMYLIIAIIGGWAVNLAIDRGFIIGPELRLPAHFHPIFFPIGNWATGFFVVFALLAGVVGAASCIVGFTHVRFWNYSSLQPAASLGLLAWALTVLAMGLACQEISFDRRNAKLGTMEAFTIVLSLTQLVYILTIKAGGHGPVQVERHNALGR; this is encoded by the exons ATGGTCGACAACTTGAAGCCCGTGGCCCTCTTCCTGCTGATGCTCAACTTGTGCATGTACCTCATCATCGCCATCATCGGCGGGTGGGCGGTCAACTTGGCCATCGACCGCGGCTTCATCatag GGCCCGAGCTGCGTCTCCCGGCGCATTTCCACCCGATATTCTTCCCCATCGGGAACTGGGCCACCGGCTTCTTCGTGGTGTTCGCGCTGCTCGCCGGCGTCGTCGGCGCGGCCTCCTGCATCGTCGGCTTCACTCACGTCCGCTTCTGGAACTACAGCAGCCTGCAGCCCGCGGCGTCGCTCGGTCTGCTCGCCTGGGCGCTCACCGTCCTAGCCATGGG GCTGGCTTGCCAGGAGATCAGTTTCGACCGAAGAAACGCGAAGCTG GGGACCATGGAGGCGTTCACGATCGTCCTGTCACTGACGCAGCTCGTCTACATCCTCACGATCAAGGCGGGCGGTCACGGGCCCGTCCAGGTGGAACGACACAACGCCTTGGGCCGCTGA